The following proteins come from a genomic window of Methylorubrum populi:
- a CDS encoding cisplatin damage response ATP-dependent DNA ligase, with product MNDFAHLLDRLAYEPRRNAKLRLLQDFFAGTPDPERGWALAAMTGGLTFREAKPALIRALVEERVDPVLFSLSHNYVGDLAETTALIWPGPEEMLGNSPSPRVRGEGRDDAVAEALSPHTERGDDPGIGHNNPPPSVPTLAEVVETLATTPKRALPQHLARWLDALDETGRWALLKLVTGNLRVGVSARLAKTAIGALGGHEADAVEEVWHGLKPPYTELFAWVEGRGERPESRNPAPFRPPMLSHPVEEFEDLDKLDPEAFSAEWKWDGIRVQLAGGRDNQGRQVQKIYSRTGEDISDAFPDLAEAITFEGAIDGELLILREGRVQSFNVLQQRLNRKAVTGKLLDEFPAHVRAYDVLSAEGEDLRGLPFAERRPRLEALVRRLDHARIDLSPLVPFATWDDVAAARADPASAGAGADADAIEGVMLKRLNSAYLPGRPKGPWWKWKREPYVVDAVMMYAQRGHGKRSSFYSDYTFGCWREGAEGEELVPVGKAYHGFTDAELQKLDRYVRNHTTKRFGPVREVAYGRDAGLVLEIAFEGVQRSTRHKSGVAMRFPRVSRIRWDKPPAEADRVEVLERILARGEREVAPAAAMEASE from the coding sequence GTGAACGACTTCGCCCACCTCCTCGACCGCCTCGCCTACGAGCCGCGCCGCAACGCCAAGCTGCGCCTGCTCCAGGATTTCTTCGCCGGCACGCCCGACCCGGAGCGCGGCTGGGCGCTCGCCGCCATGACCGGCGGGCTGACGTTTCGCGAGGCCAAGCCGGCCCTGATCCGCGCCCTGGTGGAGGAGCGGGTCGATCCGGTGCTGTTTTCGCTCTCCCACAACTACGTCGGCGATCTCGCCGAGACGACGGCGCTGATCTGGCCGGGGCCGGAGGAAATGCTGGGCAACTCCCCCTCTCCCCGCGTGCGGGGAGAGGGTCGCGACGACGCGGTCGCCGAAGCCCTCTCACCGCACACGGAGAGAGGGGATGACCCTGGCATCGGCCACAACAACCCGCCCCCGTCCGTCCCGACCCTCGCCGAGGTCGTCGAGACGCTGGCCACCACGCCGAAGCGTGCCCTGCCGCAGCATCTCGCCCGATGGCTCGATGCCCTCGACGAGACCGGGCGCTGGGCGCTCCTGAAGCTCGTCACCGGCAACCTGCGCGTCGGCGTCTCGGCCCGGCTCGCCAAGACCGCAATCGGCGCGCTCGGCGGCCACGAGGCGGATGCGGTGGAGGAGGTCTGGCACGGGCTGAAACCGCCCTACACCGAGCTGTTCGCCTGGGTGGAGGGGCGGGGCGAGCGGCCCGAGAGCCGCAACCCGGCCCCGTTCCGGCCGCCGATGCTGTCGCACCCGGTCGAAGAATTCGAGGATCTCGACAAGCTCGATCCCGAGGCCTTCTCCGCCGAGTGGAAGTGGGACGGCATCCGCGTCCAGCTCGCCGGCGGGCGCGACAATCAGGGACGCCAAGTCCAAAAAATCTACTCGCGCACCGGCGAGGATATTTCCGACGCCTTCCCCGACCTCGCCGAGGCGATCACCTTCGAGGGCGCCATCGACGGCGAGCTGCTGATCCTGCGCGAGGGCCGGGTGCAGAGCTTCAACGTGCTGCAGCAGCGCCTCAACCGGAAGGCGGTGACGGGCAAACTCTTGGACGAGTTCCCCGCCCATGTCCGCGCCTACGACGTGCTGTCGGCCGAGGGCGAGGATCTGCGGGGTCTCCCCTTCGCCGAGCGCCGGCCCCGGCTGGAGGCCCTGGTGCGGCGGCTCGACCATGCCCGCATCGACCTCTCGCCCCTGGTGCCGTTCGCGACCTGGGACGACGTGGCCGCGGCGCGCGCCGACCCGGCCTCCGCCGGGGCGGGGGCCGATGCGGACGCCATCGAGGGCGTGATGCTCAAGCGGCTCAACAGCGCCTATCTGCCCGGCCGCCCCAAGGGCCCGTGGTGGAAGTGGAAGCGCGAGCCCTACGTAGTCGATGCGGTGATGATGTACGCCCAGCGCGGCCACGGGAAGCGCTCGTCCTTCTACTCGGACTACACCTTCGGCTGCTGGCGCGAGGGGGCGGAGGGCGAGGAGCTGGTGCCGGTGGGCAAGGCCTATCACGGCTTCACCGATGCCGAGCTGCAAAAGCTCGACCGCTACGTCCGCAACCACACGACGAAGCGCTTCGGCCCGGTGCGCGAGGTCGCCTACGGCCGCGACGCCGGCCTCGTGCTGGAGATCGCGTTCGAGGGCGTGCAGCGCTCGACCCGGCACAAATCGGGCGTGGCGATGCGCTTCCCCCGCGTCAGCCGCATCCGCTGGGACAAGCCTCCGGCGGAGGCCGACCGGGTCGAGGTGCTGGAACGGATTCTGGCCCGCGGCGAGCGCGAGGTCGCGCCGGCGGCGGCGATGGAGGCATCGGAATGA
- a CDS encoding secondary thiamine-phosphate synthase enzyme YjbQ produces the protein MRQAGRSTGKIGPLEGFSAGDVTQQASARVTVATPGPGFTDITEAVAAFVAESGIRTGLVSVFCRHTSASLTIQENADPDVRVDLMTALDGFAPRHGQYVHGMEGPDDMPAHIRTMLTASGLAVPVQGGRLALGTWQGIYLIEHRDRGHRREIVLHAVGA, from the coding sequence ATGAGGCAGGCGGGCAGAAGCACCGGGAAGATCGGGCCGCTCGAAGGGTTTTCGGCCGGTGACGTGACCCAGCAGGCGAGCGCGCGGGTGACGGTGGCCACCCCCGGCCCCGGCTTCACCGACATCACCGAGGCGGTGGCGGCCTTCGTCGCCGAGAGCGGCATCCGCACCGGCCTCGTCAGCGTGTTCTGCCGGCACACCTCGGCTTCGCTGACGATCCAGGAGAATGCCGACCCGGACGTGCGCGTCGATCTGATGACCGCGCTCGACGGCTTCGCGCCCCGCCACGGACAGTACGTCCACGGCATGGAGGGGCCGGACGACATGCCCGCGCATATCCGTACGATGCTGACCGCCTCGGGCCTCGCCGTGCCGGTGCAGGGTGGCCGCCTCGCACTCGGCACGTGGCAGGGGATCTACCTGATCGAGCACCGCGACCGGGGGCATCGGCGGGAGATCGTGCTGCACGCCGTCGGCGCCTGA
- a CDS encoding DMT family transporter, translating to MLRLLLPSLLAVAAGVSIVVQQVLNTRLRTDLGSAAWAGFASYAVGLACMALLVLALRDPLPSASVAARLPWWAWSGGVFGALFIGLAIVLVPQLGAAAFIALLVAGQMLASVAFDHFGWMGLAQRPLDGPRLVGVALLVGGVILIRR from the coding sequence ATGCTCCGCCTCCTGCTTCCCTCTCTTCTCGCTGTCGCGGCGGGTGTCAGCATCGTCGTCCAGCAGGTGCTGAACACGCGCCTGCGCACGGATCTCGGCTCGGCGGCCTGGGCCGGCTTCGCGAGCTACGCCGTGGGCCTCGCCTGCATGGCACTGCTCGTCCTGGCGCTGCGCGATCCCCTGCCCTCCGCGAGCGTGGCGGCGCGGCTGCCGTGGTGGGCCTGGAGCGGCGGCGTCTTCGGCGCGCTCTTCATCGGGCTCGCCATCGTCCTCGTGCCGCAACTCGGCGCGGCGGCCTTCATCGCCCTGCTCGTGGCCGGGCAGATGCTGGCCTCGGTCGCCTTCGACCATTTCGGCTGGATGGGCCTCGCCCAGCGCCCGCTCGACGGCCCGCGGCTCGTCGGCGTCGCGCTGCTGGTCGGCGGCGTGATCCTGATCCGGCGCTGA